The following are encoded in a window of Flavobacteriales bacterium genomic DNA:
- a CDS encoding ABC transporter ATP-binding protein: MKKFHQKLQEIQSHLNSNDISLAFRKLVDCVLDAKRRQISEKIIPLADIFYFQKEDAEKFKQQAQKIIEELKEVEFVIQNQHQLLKAKDICKKFTNFQLEEINLSLSKGEIIGLVGENGNGKTTLLRILAQDLNISSGMLSYPFSDAKDYKLRTELVYIPQRTPKSYGAIKTNLKYIASQNGVFAEDNELLVNLYMIRFDLWKFKDMKWAELSSGYKMRFELAKTMLRKPKILLLDEPLANLDILNQQLVLEDLKSISESLSNPIGIILSSQQLYEVEKIADHIIFLKNGKPTYLHQQNEEKNDNQVVIELEIDASTDDIKKLFKEETLQEIHYNGGYYIIHFNKINFSEVLKVFAEQSQAIRYIRDISQSSRRFFQQ, encoded by the coding sequence ATGAAAAAATTTCATCAAAAACTTCAAGAAATCCAAAGCCATCTAAATTCTAATGATATTTCTTTGGCATTTAGAAAACTAGTAGATTGTGTTTTGGATGCTAAAAGAAGACAAATTTCTGAGAAAATAATTCCACTGGCTGATATTTTTTATTTCCAAAAAGAAGATGCTGAAAAATTTAAACAACAGGCTCAAAAGATTATTGAAGAACTCAAAGAAGTAGAATTTGTTATACAGAATCAACATCAACTACTTAAAGCTAAAGATATTTGTAAAAAATTCACAAATTTCCAGCTAGAGGAAATCAATCTTTCTCTTTCAAAGGGAGAAATTATTGGTCTTGTGGGTGAAAACGGTAACGGAAAGACCACACTTTTACGCATTCTTGCTCAAGATTTGAATATTTCTTCGGGAATGCTCTCCTACCCTTTTTCTGATGCCAAAGATTACAAACTAAGAACAGAACTGGTTTATATTCCTCAAAGAACACCAAAAAGTTATGGTGCCATTAAAACAAATCTCAAATATATTGCGAGTCAAAATGGTGTGTTTGCAGAGGATAACGAGCTCCTTGTTAATTTATATATGATTCGTTTTGATCTTTGGAAATTTAAGGACATGAAATGGGCTGAGCTTTCATCGGGTTATAAAATGCGATTTGAACTCGCAAAAACAATGTTGAGAAAACCAAAAATTCTCTTATTAGATGAGCCACTTGCAAATCTTGACATTCTTAATCAACAATTGGTTCTCGAGGATCTCAAATCAATCTCAGAAAGTCTTTCTAATCCTATAGGAATCATTTTAAGTTCTCAACAACTTTATGAAGTAGAAAAGATAGCAGATCATATAATTTTTCTAAAAAATGGTAAACCCACTTATCTACATCAGCAAAATGAAGAAAAAAATGATAATCAAGTGGTTATTGAACTAGAAATAGACGCATCCACCGATGATATTAAAAAACTATTTAAAGAAGAAACTCTTCAAGAAATACACTATAACGGAGGCTATTATATTATTCATTTTAATAAAATCAACTTCTCCGAAGTATTAAAAGTGTTTGCAGAACAAAGTCAAGCCATTCGTTATATTCGAGATATTTCTCAATCTTCAAGACGTTTCTTCCAACAATAA